The following proteins are encoded in a genomic region of Ictalurus punctatus breed USDA103 chromosome 15, Coco_2.0, whole genome shotgun sequence:
- the wu:fa11c10 gene encoding protein FAM110B, with translation MPVETLHPSDGRLAGKPFTSAMPLRILNKGPDYFRRVLEPGVRKLSAVERLEADKAKYVKSQQVALTRQEPIKPPVIRKPLMSPAMMLHTPPARKVPRRPSDTENGGQGPCRATPLNLDVLNNLINISDGPQPSSPAPNSPSPSAMSGQSAEPQQSCGFNGHVLLKPVSSCTSSSLNSHLQPPSLASPTPEPSHRPPPVPARVSRLPAQGKYSSPNPVTVRRVDVRPQAEIRKPQRMPLQPQSKPLQLPPKPRQTPQPQAPPPHTPSFKSPSLPSHSPSPPCLPSSPLLLRAGMLPPASPACTRLSSASSRGSTRRRPSLHRSKSDLSDRYARANADLERFFNYCGLEPSELEGMGMEHFGRANSDIVSISKLRSVSTPSSECGDEGHAYREEDDDEDDDGPPRPSERAPYGISVIERNARVIKWLYGIRQARDSQIVSNV, from the coding sequence ATGCCTGTGGAGACCCTTCATCCCTCAGATGGTCGTCTGGCTGGAAAGCCTTTTACCTCAGCCATGCCGCTCCGTATCCTAAACAAGGGCCCAGACTATTTCCGCAGGGTTCTTGAGCCTGGTGTACGCAAGCTGAGCGCTGTCGAGCGTCTTGAGGCCGATAAGGCCAAGTACGTGAAGAGCCAGCAGGTGGCTCTCACCAGGCAGGAGCCCATCAAGCCCCCAGTCATTCGCAAGCCACTGATGTCTCCGGCTATGATGCTGCACACACCGCCGGCCAGGAAAGTCCCCCGCAGACCCTCAGACACCGAAAACGGGGGACAGGGGCCATGCAGGGCAACACCGCTCAACCTGGATGTCCTTAACAATCTTATAAACATCTCTGATGGGCCCCAACCCTCATCCCCTGCTCCtaactctccctctccctcagcCATGTCTGGGCAGTCAGCAGAACCTCAGCAGAGTTGTGGCTTTAATGGGCATGTTCTGTTGAAGCCTGTTTCTTCCTGCACTTCCTCTTCTCTCAACAGTCACCTCCAGCCGCCTTCTCTTGCTTCTCCTACTCCTGAGCCGAGCCACAGACCTCCACCTGTGCCAGCCCGAGTTTCTAGACTCCCGGCACAGGGCAAGTACAGCAGCCCAAACCCTGTGACAGTGCGGCGGGTCGATGTGCGGCCACAAGCGGAGATCAGGAAGCCCCAGAGGATGCCTCTACAGCCTCAGTCCAAACCTCTACAGCTGCCGCCTAAACCCAGACAGACACCACAGCCCCAggccccacccccacacacaccatcctTTAAATCCCCATCTCTTCCCTCACACTCTCCATCGCCCCCCTGCCTACCCTCCAGCCCCCTGTTGCTTCGAGCAGGCATGTTACCCCCAGCCTCACCAGCCTGCACCCGCTTATCCTCTGCAAGCTCACGGGGCTCAACACGGAGACGCCCCTCACTTCACCGCTCCAAATCAGACCTGAGCGACCGGTATGCGCGTGCCAACGCTGACCTAGAGCGCTTCTTCAATTACTGTGGCTTAGAACCAAGCGAATTGGAGGGTATGGGCATGGAGCATTTTGGACGTGCCAATTCTGATATCGTCTCTATTTCAAAGCTCCGCAGCGTCAGCACACCCAGCTCCGAGTGTGGAGATGAAGGCCATGCTTACagggaggaggatgatgatgaagacgaCGATGGCCCTCCAAGGCCCAGTGAACGTGCTCCCTACGGCATCTCGGTCATCGAGAGGAACGCACGTGTCATCAAGTGGCTCTACGGGATCAGACAGGCTCGGGACTCTCAAATTGTTTCCAATGTATAG